AATTATTAGCCGCAAATTAAAGAGCGCTGAAAGAGATGTCATCTATGAAGAATATCGTCATAGAATCAATGACCTTGTTTCAGGGACTGTAAAAAGATTTATAAAAGGGGCGAATCTCGTTGTCGACTTAGGAAAAGTTGAAGCGGTTATGCCCATGAGGGAGTACCCTAAAATTGAAAAATATCATATCGGAGACAAAGTTTTAGCCCTTCTTAAGGAAGTGGTCGACACAGAAAACGGCGGTGCCGAAGTTATCCTCTCAAGATCAAGTCCCGAATTTGTAAAGCAGCTTCTCATTCAAGAAGTCCCTGAAATATCAGATGGTATTGTTCAAATAGAAAGAATTGTAAGAGAGCCCGGCTACAGAACTAAGTTGACGGTCAGATCCCAAGACAGCCGTGTTGATCCTGTCGGCGCTTGCGTTGGCATGCGCGGCATGCGTGTCAAGAATGTGGTGCGAGAGATTCATAATGAAAAAATTGACATTATTCCTTTTTCGGATGAGCCGATTGAGTTATTGCAAAACACCTTATCTCCTATGGAGATTCGCAAAATAAATATCAGCGAAGATGAAAAACTTGTATCGATCGTTGTTGAAGATGACGACTATGCGACAGTCATTGGAAAACGCGGCATGAATGCCAGGCTTACAAGCCAGCTTATCGGTTATGAACTAGACGTTCAGAAGATGACCGAGTACAAGATGACCTTGGCATTACAAAGAAATGAACTTGCTAATTCAAACGATCCGGCTCTTGACCAGGAATTGACCCATATTGAGGGTGTCAATTCACTAATTTTTGAGCTTCTTATTGAAAGAGGTTATAACACACCGAAAAAGCTATTAACGGCAAACCCAGAAAAACTCGCTTCAATTCCAGGCATAAGCCTCGAAACAGCGGACAAGATATTAGATCAAATTCGCAAACAAAGGATGTAGTGCGTTGGCTAAAAACCTTAAACTAAACATCAAAAACACGCAGCTTGCTAAAGCTATCAACTTAGATAGTGTAAAAGATAAGCTTGCTAAAAAGAAAGCGCCCGCAACTAAAGAAAAGGAGCCGGCGGTAAAACAACCTGCTGCTCCCAAAGCCAAATTGCCAAAAGCAAAGCCAGCACCTCGCGAGCTGCAAGAAACGATTGAAGTGAAGGAAGATACTCCAAAAATCAGAGCTCGTTCACGCTCTGTATTTGCAGAGCCTGAGAAACGTGAAGATTTAGAAGAAGTCTCTTTTGAAGAGCCATCCCAAGAAAGCGAATCTGAAGTTGAAGTGCCTCTTCAAACTGAAGAAGTGGAAATGGAGACAGAAGAAGCTCCCCATGAGACCTTCGAGCCGATCGCTCAGGAAGAGATTCAACCGATTGTTGAGACAGTTATTGAAGAGATCGTAGCTCCGGAACCTACGCCTGAAGCTCCTGTTCAAAAAGAACCGGAAGTAGTCAAGCCAGTCGTTCCTCCTGTAAGAGATTTCGAACCTTTAAAGCCGGTTGAGCCAAAAGCTCCCCCCGTTAAACTCGGGCCGACCGGCAGGCACGTCAAAGACTTACTGCCTGCTGACTGGGGTAAGAAAAAGCCTCTTCCTACTGATAAGCCGGCTCCTGGGCAACCTCCAAAGAAAAGCTCGGAAGAAAAACCGAAAACTTCAGATGAGCGGGCTAAAGAAAAAACAAAAGAAAAACCTGCCAGAAGTCTGGACCTCGATCTTGATGATGAAGAAAAGAAAAAAGGAAAGTCCGGAAAATTCAAGGAGTTTAAAGACCTAAAACCTGCAAAAAAACAGGATAAATCCCGTTTTGACTCAAGGGATCGTCAAGGGCTTAGAGAAAGCGACGAGGATCTCAGATGGAGAAAACGTAGACACAAATCACAGAAATACGAAATTGAAGATACAACGATAAGACCGTCTTCTTTAAAAATTCGTGTGCCTATCAGCATTAAAGATTTAGCCGTTCAAATGAAGCTAAAAGCTTCGCAGCTTGTCGAAAAATTATTTATGCAAGGGCTTGTTCTGACCTTAAATGACCTTCTTGATGATGAGACCACAATCCAACTTCTCGGTCAAGAATTTGGCTGTGAAATCACAATTGATTCTTCAGAGCAAGAAAGAATTAGAATTACCGATAAGACAATTAAAGAAGAAGTGTCTCTTACAAGCGAAGATTTACTAGAACCAAGAGCGCCGATTGTCGCTTTCATGGGTCACGTTGACCACGGAAAAACAAGCCTTATCGATGCTATCCGAAAAAGTAATCGAGCAGCTTCAGAAGCCGGAGCCATCACACAGCACATTGGCGCTTTCCGCTGTAAAACAGCCGTTGGCGACATCGCAATTTTGGACACACCGGGCCACGAAGCTTTCTCAGCTATGAGGGCAAGAGGTGCCGATGCAACAGACATTGTAGTTCTTGTTGTTGCAGGCGATGAAGGGATAAGACAGCAAACTATCGAAGCCATCCAGCAAGCTAAAGAAGCGAAGGTCACGATCGTTGTTGCGATTAACAAATGTGATAAGCCTAATTTCGATCAGGAACTTGTCTATAGACAACTTTCTGAGCAAGAACTTCTCCCGGAAGCTTGGGGTGGAACCACAATTACCGTTAATTGTTCTGCTGTAACCGGCCAAGGAATTCCTGAGCTTCTTGAAATGCTCGCTCTTCAATCTGAGGTCTTGGAATTAAAGGCGGCTCCTTCCGCAAGAGCAAGAGGGGTTGTCTTGGAATCCGAGATGCATAAAGGACTTGGTCCTGTTGCGACCGTGCTTGTTCAAAACGGTACTTTAAAAGTCGGCAATTCTTGCGTTTTTGATTACCACTTCGGACGCATTAAAACCATGCGTGACGAATTTGGAAATCCTCTGCAAGAAGCGGGCCCTTCAACTCCTGTTGAAGTCACAGGTCTTTCCGGTTTACCGGAAGCCGGACAGGAATTCATAGTCGTAAAAGATGAGAAAGAAGCCAAGATTATCTCAGATGTAAGATCTCAAGATAGAAGGCAAACTACTCTAACCGTTAAGAAAGCTGTTTCATTAGAGAAATTAATGGAAGGCTCAAAAGATGTTCCACAGAAAACATTAACCCTTATCTTAAGAGCAGACGTACAAGGTTCGCTTGAAGCCCTCCGTGCAGGACTTTTAAAAATCGATTCCAAAAAAGTTGATTTGAATATCATCTTTGCAGGCGTTGGTGAAATTTCTGAATCGGATGTGCAATTTGCCAATGCTTCTAACGCGGTTATTATTGGTTTTCATACCCAAATTGAAGGCCACGCAGAACCGCTTATTAAGCAATACGGCGTCATCGTAAAACTCCATGATATTATTTATCATGCAATTGATGATGTAAAAGAGTTAATGGCAGCGCAGCTTGACAAGATAGCTATTGAAACTGATAAAGCTAAAGTTGAAGTTCGAGCCACTTTTAAATCTTCCCAGCATGGTGTGATTGCGGGTTGTTATGTCTTGGAAGGGACCGTCAACCGTAATTACCACGTTAAACTTATCCGTGCCGGAAGCGAGATCTGGAAAGGTTCCATCTCCTCTCTAAAGCGGGTTAAGGATGATGTTCGCGAGGTTTCAAAAGGTTTTGAGTGCGGTATTCTTCTTGGAACCAATGATGTACAAGCAGGTGACCTCTTAAATGTTTATGAAGTGACCTACATTAAACAAACTCTTTAACTCTTTTGTGAGCGGAAATGGCAATAAACCGAACAGATCGATTGAACTCTCTTTTGAAAGAAGTAATTTCCGATGTCATTAAACGGCAAGTTAAAAATCCTCTTGTAGCAGAATTAATCACTGTTACAAGAGTGGATATTACAAAAGATTTGAAGCATGCCAAAGTTTATGTCAGCGTCATCGGCGATGAACATGTGCAGAAA
This genomic window from Criblamydia sequanensis CRIB-18 contains:
- the infB gene encoding translation initiation factor IF-2, which codes for MAKNLKLNIKNTQLAKAINLDSVKDKLAKKKAPATKEKEPAVKQPAAPKAKLPKAKPAPRELQETIEVKEDTPKIRARSRSVFAEPEKREDLEEVSFEEPSQESESEVEVPLQTEEVEMETEEAPHETFEPIAQEEIQPIVETVIEEIVAPEPTPEAPVQKEPEVVKPVVPPVRDFEPLKPVEPKAPPVKLGPTGRHVKDLLPADWGKKKPLPTDKPAPGQPPKKSSEEKPKTSDERAKEKTKEKPARSLDLDLDDEEKKKGKSGKFKEFKDLKPAKKQDKSRFDSRDRQGLRESDEDLRWRKRRHKSQKYEIEDTTIRPSSLKIRVPISIKDLAVQMKLKASQLVEKLFMQGLVLTLNDLLDDETTIQLLGQEFGCEITIDSSEQERIRITDKTIKEEVSLTSEDLLEPRAPIVAFMGHVDHGKTSLIDAIRKSNRAASEAGAITQHIGAFRCKTAVGDIAILDTPGHEAFSAMRARGADATDIVVLVVAGDEGIRQQTIEAIQQAKEAKVTIVVAINKCDKPNFDQELVYRQLSEQELLPEAWGGTTITVNCSAVTGQGIPELLEMLALQSEVLELKAAPSARARGVVLESEMHKGLGPVATVLVQNGTLKVGNSCVFDYHFGRIKTMRDEFGNPLQEAGPSTPVEVTGLSGLPEAGQEFIVVKDEKEAKIISDVRSQDRRQTTLTVKKAVSLEKLMEGSKDVPQKTLTLILRADVQGSLEALRAGLLKIDSKKVDLNIIFAGVGEISESDVQFANASNAVIIGFHTQIEGHAEPLIKQYGVIVKLHDIIYHAIDDVKELMAAQLDKIAIETDKAKVEVRATFKSSQHGVIAGCYVLEGTVNRNYHVKLIRAGSEIWKGSISSLKRVKDDVREVSKGFECGILLGTNDVQAGDLLNVYEVTYIKQTL
- the nusA gene encoding transcription termination factor NusA, which gives rise to MNKDLIAIFEYLEREKGIQRDIVIKAIEESLCAAARKSITGASNVTVTINPKTGNIDVLSEKEIVDQVEVAAQEISLEEARKIDPECQIGQFIDIVVTPKDFGRIAAQKARQIISRKLKSAERDVIYEEYRHRINDLVSGTVKRFIKGANLVVDLGKVEAVMPMREYPKIEKYHIGDKVLALLKEVVDTENGGAEVILSRSSPEFVKQLLIQEVPEISDGIVQIERIVREPGYRTKLTVRSQDSRVDPVGACVGMRGMRVKNVVREIHNEKIDIIPFSDEPIELLQNTLSPMEIRKINISEDEKLVSIVVEDDDYATVIGKRGMNARLTSQLIGYELDVQKMTEYKMTLALQRNELANSNDPALDQELTHIEGVNSLIFELLIERGYNTPKKLLTANPEKLASIPGISLETADKILDQIRKQRM